In Pseudomonadota bacterium, the following are encoded in one genomic region:
- a CDS encoding extracellular solute-binding protein, producing MGSDRIGAAASLRRLALAAGFMLAAEPALAAAPAPAPITPALIEAAKKEGKVVFYTSIDVQVIENLAKSFEAAYPGVSVQVERNGAERIFQRLAQERGSSIYAADVLESSDQTHFLAWKRQGWLEPFLPTEVAEKWPAAERDPDGCFASVRYTLSAMGYNTKQVKPEDAPKSYADLLDKKWSGKIVKAHPGYSGIIMTATFAISQALGWEYFEKLGKQRVMQLQSATEPPKKIALGERAIMADGSEYLVLQMKESGSPVDVIYPSEGTPIAIGGLAIAKNMPHPNAAKLFVSYFFSREGQQLMSDVAALRSFHPEVKLKAGRKPLSEIKILRSDPAEQEKAMETIKQKYAQYFGI from the coding sequence ATGGGATCCGACCGCATCGGCGCAGCCGCGAGCCTCCGGCGCCTCGCGCTTGCCGCAGGTTTCATGCTCGCGGCGGAGCCGGCTCTGGCCGCGGCACCGGCGCCGGCGCCGATCACGCCGGCGCTCATCGAGGCGGCGAAGAAGGAAGGCAAGGTCGTCTTCTACACCTCGATCGACGTGCAGGTGATCGAGAACCTGGCCAAGTCCTTCGAGGCGGCCTATCCCGGCGTTTCCGTCCAGGTCGAGCGCAACGGCGCCGAGCGCATCTTCCAGCGCCTGGCGCAGGAGCGCGGCAGCAGCATCTACGCCGCCGACGTGCTCGAATCCTCCGACCAGACGCATTTCCTCGCCTGGAAGCGCCAGGGCTGGCTCGAGCCGTTCCTGCCGACCGAGGTGGCGGAGAAGTGGCCTGCCGCCGAGCGCGACCCCGATGGCTGCTTTGCCAGCGTCCGCTACACGCTCTCGGCCATGGGCTACAACACCAAGCAGGTGAAGCCGGAAGACGCGCCCAAGAGCTATGCCGATCTTCTCGACAAGAAATGGAGCGGCAAGATCGTCAAGGCGCATCCGGGCTATAGCGGCATCATCATGACCGCCACCTTCGCCATCAGCCAGGCACTCGGCTGGGAGTATTTCGAGAAGCTGGGCAAGCAGCGGGTCATGCAGCTGCAATCGGCGACCGAGCCGCCGAAGAAGATCGCCTTGGGCGAGCGGGCGATCATGGCCGACGGCTCGGAGTACCTGGTCCTGCAGATGAAGGAGAGCGGCAGCCCGGTCGACGTGATCTATCCGAGCGAGGGCACGCCCATTGCCATCGGCGGCTTGGCCATCGCCAAGAACATGCCGCATCCGAACGCGGCCAAGCTGTTCGTCAGCTACTTCTTTTCCCGCGAGGGCCAGCAGCTGATGAGCGACGTCGCGGCTCTGCGGTCCTTCCACCCCGAGGTCAAGCTGAAGGCCGGCCGCAAGCCCCTCTCCGAGATCAAGATCCTGCGCTCCGACCCGGCGGAGCAGGAGAAGGCCATGGAGACCATCAAGCAGAAGTACGCGCAGTATTTCGGGATTTGA
- a CDS encoding peptide ABC transporter substrate-binding protein produces MASDFPERDWRVLRELHPIALDRLCRRILDEIGSIGADTSRSNHERYLAIFRLIKDRDDEIADAFNDMRRSRAVMRLCVIQRLDLLTEAEFARFTEGTQRTVRSVLGIDRG; encoded by the coding sequence ATGGCGAGCGATTTTCCGGAGCGGGATTGGAGGGTTCTGAGAGAGCTCCATCCGATCGCACTCGATCGCCTTTGCCGCCGTATCCTCGATGAGATCGGGAGCATCGGTGCCGATACGAGCCGGAGCAACCATGAACGATATCTCGCGATCTTCCGTCTGATTAAGGATCGCGACGACGAGATCGCCGACGCATTCAACGACATGCGGAGATCGAGAGCCGTGATGCGGCTTTGCGTCATACAGCGCCTCGACCTGCTCACCGAAGCGGAGTTTGCGCGTTTCACCGAGGGGACGCAGAGGACGGTACGAAGCGTTCTCGGGATTGACCGGGGGTAG
- a CDS encoding AbrB/MazE/SpoVT family DNA-binding domain-containing protein: MAETGTAKLFKYGRSQAVRLPKSFRLPGKEVRVRRVGRGVLLEPVERDLRDIEAVFAEIDRLGGADFLTERRPGQPSIPPARPVFEE, from the coding sequence ATGGCTGAAACCGGCACCGCAAAATTGTTCAAGTACGGCCGCAGCCAGGCGGTGCGGCTGCCCAAATCCTTTCGGTTGCCCGGCAAGGAAGTACGCGTCCGGCGCGTCGGGCGCGGCGTCCTGCTGGAGCCCGTGGAGCGGGACCTGCGGGACATCGAGGCAGTCTTCGCCGAGATCGACCGCTTGGGCGGCGCCGATTTCCTCACCGAGCGACGGCCGGGGCAGCCATCGATACCGCCTGCGCGTCCCGTGTTCGAGGAATAG